Proteins from a genomic interval of Pseudomonas asplenii:
- a CDS encoding response regulator, giving the protein MSAARSTILVVEDDAIVRMLIVDVLEELEFTVLEAGDSDTALEILNDPTTSIDLLMTDVGLPGMDGRDLAKTARQMRPDLSILFASGYAESIEVPEGMQVIGKPFSIDKLRYKIKSII; this is encoded by the coding sequence ATGTCTGCAGCCCGCTCCACCATCCTCGTTGTCGAAGACGACGCCATTGTCCGCATGTTGATTGTCGATGTGCTGGAGGAACTGGAGTTCACGGTGCTGGAAGCCGGTGACAGCGATACAGCGCTGGAGATTCTCAATGACCCCACCACGTCCATCGATCTGTTGATGACCGATGTCGGCCTGCCCGGCATGGATGGCCGTGACTTGGCGAAAACGGCACGGCAGATGCGCCCAGACCTGTCGATTCTGTTTGCCAGCGGCTACGCCGAAAGCATCGAGGTACCCGAGGGAATGCAGGTGATCGGCAAGCCATTTTCTATCGATAAATTGAGATATAAGATCAAAAGTATCATTTAA
- a CDS encoding CbtB domain-containing protein: MSITVASHSGTTTSTLSQRLVAAIGASVLGVLLVYFAGFSHIDAVHNAAHDTRHSAAFPCH; encoded by the coding sequence ATGTCCATTACCGTCGCCAGCCATTCCGGCACCACCACATCGACCCTGAGCCAACGTCTCGTTGCCGCCATCGGCGCCAGCGTATTGGGCGTGTTGCTGGTGTATTTCGCCGGCTTCTCGCACATCGACGCCGTTCACAACGCGGCCCACGACACGCGCCACAGCGCAGCCTTCCCGTGCCACTGA
- a CDS encoding CbtA family protein — MIKRIAQTAGFSGLLAALLLTLLQSFWVAPLILQAETYEKAPASEAHEHTGAAMAGHSHEGHAEEAWEPKDGWQRVLSTTGGNLVVAVGFALMLAGLYTLRAPNRTAQGLLWGLAGYATFCLAPTLGLPPELPGTAAADLLQRQIWWASTAASTAVAIALLVFGRHWALKLLGVAIVVVPHVIGAPQPEVHSSLAPQALEAQFKIASQLTNAVFWLALGLISAWLFRRKNDAQYPA, encoded by the coding sequence ATGATCAAGCGTATTGCTCAAACCGCGGGCTTCAGCGGACTGCTGGCCGCGCTGCTGCTGACCCTGCTGCAAAGCTTCTGGGTCGCACCGCTGATTCTCCAGGCAGAGACCTACGAGAAGGCACCGGCCAGCGAAGCCCATGAACACACCGGCGCCGCCATGGCCGGCCACAGTCATGAAGGCCACGCTGAAGAGGCATGGGAGCCGAAAGATGGCTGGCAGCGCGTGCTGTCCACCACCGGAGGCAATCTGGTGGTCGCGGTCGGTTTCGCCCTGATGCTCGCCGGCCTCTATACCTTGCGCGCGCCCAATCGCACCGCCCAAGGACTGCTATGGGGACTGGCCGGTTACGCGACGTTCTGCCTGGCGCCAACTCTGGGCCTGCCACCGGAACTGCCCGGCACCGCAGCAGCGGACCTGCTGCAACGGCAGATCTGGTGGGCCAGTACTGCGGCGTCCACTGCAGTGGCCATTGCCCTGCTCGTCTTCGGTCGGCACTGGGCGCTGAAGTTGCTGGGCGTGGCGATTGTCGTGGTGCCCCATGTGATCGGTGCACCGCAACCCGAGGTGCACTCCAGCCTGGCGCCGCAAGCACTGGAAGCGCAATTCAAGATCGCCTCGCAACTGACCAACGCGGTGTTCTGGCTGGCCCTGGGCCTGATCAGCGCCTGGCTGTTCCGCCGCAAGAACGACGCCCAATACCCGGCATGA
- a CDS encoding cobalamin biosynthesis protein, translating to MTTLQAKPTLAAGFGCRQGCEASVLLQLLENALLAHQIDLASLAGLASIDGKNAEPGLLELARRLELPLVFFSAAALQPYEPRLTHRSSQAFAHTGCHGVAESAALALAEQLGQAPASLLITRQKHPQAIFALAWTGQNPR from the coding sequence ATGACAACGCTCCAGGCGAAGCCAACCCTCGCGGCGGGTTTCGGCTGCCGGCAGGGCTGCGAGGCGTCCGTCCTGTTGCAGTTGCTGGAAAACGCCCTGCTGGCTCACCAAATCGATCTGGCGAGCCTCGCGGGCTTGGCCAGCATCGACGGGAAAAACGCTGAGCCGGGGCTGCTCGAACTGGCCCGGCGCCTGGAACTGCCGCTGGTGTTCTTCAGTGCCGCGGCCTTGCAACCTTATGAGCCGCGCCTGACCCACCGCTCCAGCCAGGCGTTCGCCCATACCGGCTGCCACGGTGTCGCCGAAAGTGCCGCACTGGCCCTGGCCGAACAGTTGGGCCAGGCACCGGCAAGCCTGCTGATTACCCGGCAGAAACATCCGCAGGCAATCTTTGCACTGGCCTGGACCGGGCAAAACCCTCGATAA
- the cobM gene encoding precorrin-4 C(11)-methyltransferase — protein MTVYFIGAGPGDPELITVKGQRLIRSCPVIIYAGSLVPTAVLEGHCAELVINSAELHLEQIIDLIKAADARGQDVARVHSGDPSLYGAIGEQIRHLRELGIAHEIVPGVTATAACAALLGVELTLPDISQSVILTRYADKTAMPAGEALGDLARHQATLAIHLGVNHLAKIVDELLPHYGADCPIAVIHRATWPDQDWVRGTLADIQAKVEAKGFRRTALILVGRVLASDHFSESSLYRAGHAHLYRP, from the coding sequence ATGACCGTCTATTTCATCGGTGCCGGCCCCGGCGATCCGGAACTCATTACCGTCAAGGGCCAGCGCCTGATCCGCAGTTGCCCGGTCATCATCTACGCCGGCTCGCTGGTACCCACGGCGGTACTGGAAGGCCACTGCGCCGAACTGGTGATCAACAGCGCCGAACTGCACCTGGAACAGATCATCGACCTGATCAAGGCGGCCGATGCCCGCGGGCAGGATGTCGCCCGGGTACACTCCGGGGATCCCTCCCTGTACGGCGCGATTGGCGAGCAGATCCGCCATCTGCGCGAATTGGGCATCGCCCATGAGATCGTTCCCGGCGTCACCGCCACTGCGGCCTGCGCCGCCCTGCTCGGTGTTGAACTGACGCTGCCGGACATCTCCCAGAGCGTGATCCTGACCCGTTATGCCGACAAGACCGCAATGCCCGCTGGCGAGGCCCTGGGCGACCTGGCCCGGCACCAGGCGACCCTGGCGATTCACCTGGGGGTCAATCACCTGGCGAAGATCGTCGATGAGCTGCTGCCCCACTATGGCGCCGACTGCCCTATCGCCGTTATTCACCGCGCCACCTGGCCCGACCAGGACTGGGTGCGGGGCACGCTGGCCGATATCCAGGCCAAGGTCGAGGCAAAGGGGTTCCGGCGCACTGCGCTGATACTGGTGGGACGGGTGCTGGCCAGCGATCACTTCAGCGAATCGTCGCTGTATCGTGCAGGCCATGCCCACCTGTATCGCCCCTGA
- a CDS encoding NUDIX hydrolase yields MSEQAFSGAKLALICGDQLLTYLRDQKDSIPYPGHWDFAGGGREGEESPSECALRELDEEFSLQIDAERIEWARRYPSVTQPGSQSWFLVGQLSEAEIATIRFGDEGQYWQMMPIAEYLAHPLGVPYLQERLCDYLRDR; encoded by the coding sequence ATGTCCGAACAGGCATTTTCCGGGGCCAAGCTGGCGTTGATCTGCGGCGACCAGTTGCTGACCTACCTGCGCGACCAGAAGGACAGCATCCCCTACCCCGGCCACTGGGATTTTGCCGGCGGCGGACGGGAGGGCGAGGAAAGTCCGAGCGAATGTGCGCTGAGGGAGCTGGACGAGGAATTTTCCCTGCAGATCGACGCCGAACGCATCGAATGGGCCCGGCGTTATCCCAGCGTGACCCAGCCGGGCAGTCAGTCATGGTTTCTGGTGGGGCAACTGAGTGAGGCGGAAATCGCGACGATCCGCTTTGGCGATGAGGGCCAGTACTGGCAGATGATGCCGATTGCCGAGTACCTGGCGCATCCGCTGGGGGTGCCGTATCTGCAGGAGCGGTTGTGCGATTATCTGCGAGATCGGTGA
- the nfuA gene encoding Fe-S biogenesis protein NfuA, with product MSAITITDAAHDYLADLLSKQNTPGIGIRIFITQPGTQYAETCIAYCKPGEEKPEDTALGLKSFTAWIDSFSEAFLDDAVVDYATDRMGGQLTIKAPNAKVPMVNADSPINERINYYLQTEINPGLASHGGQVSLIDVVEDGIAVLQFGGGCQGCGQADVTLKEGIERTLLERIPELKGVRDVTDHTQKENAYY from the coding sequence ATGAGCGCCATAACCATTACCGATGCCGCCCACGATTATCTGGCGGACCTGCTGTCGAAGCAGAATACTCCAGGGATCGGCATCCGCATCTTCATTACCCAGCCGGGCACCCAGTACGCCGAGACCTGCATCGCCTACTGCAAGCCAGGCGAGGAAAAACCCGAAGACACCGCGCTGGGGCTGAAGAGCTTCACAGCGTGGATCGATTCGTTCAGCGAGGCGTTTCTCGATGACGCGGTGGTCGACTACGCCACCGACCGCATGGGCGGCCAGTTGACCATCAAGGCACCGAACGCCAAGGTACCGATGGTCAACGCCGACAGCCCGATCAACGAACGCATCAACTACTACCTGCAAACCGAGATCAACCCGGGGCTGGCCAGCCACGGCGGCCAGGTCAGCCTGATCGATGTGGTCGAAGACGGCATTGCCGTGCTGCAGTTCGGCGGTGGTTGCCAGGGCTGCGGCCAGGCCGACGTGACCTTGAAGGAAGGCATCGAGCGCACCTTGCTCGAACGTATTCCCGAACTCAAGGGTGTGCGCGACGTGACCGACCATACGCAGAAAGAAAACGCCTACTACTGA
- a CDS encoding fatty acid cis/trans isomerase, whose product MSYRVVSAFMLLCFSSIIQAQSPASAISYTRDIQPIFTEKCVACHACYDSACQLNLGSAEGAARGASKLPVYDGDRSEALTPTRLYIDAQTPLQWRQKTFYSVLDAQGSQAALMARMLELGHRTPLQPNAKLPEEIVLGLNRQNMCPLPEEFDGYAGAHPREGMPLAVTGLTDSQYQTLRSWLAQGAPMDAQPLAPTAGEAQQIAQWERLLNMPGARGSLVGRWLYEHWFLAHIYFDGGQSGHFFQWVRSRTPSGQPIDLINTRRPNDDPGTQVYYRLWPVQGVIVHKTHITYALNAAKMARIKTLFYNGNWQVSALPGYGPQRRANPFETFEAIPAAARYQFMLDNAEYFVDTFIRGPVCRGQIATDVIRDNFWALFQAPEHDLYITDPVYRGKATPLLAMPGQNDDVGSVLSLWLAYRDKRNQYESLRSDAYAAVPAPSWSSLWAGNDNALLSIFRHFDSATVTKGLIGEVPQTLWLFDYPLLERTYYQLAVNFDVFGNVSHQAQTRLYFDLIRNGAEQNFLRLMPADSRDDYLDDWYQNSGKLKMWLDYERIDDSTPSALKLHGNDPKLDFARQLLARYGDLNAHPDPINRCDGAYCSRPNIDPALQDAEQSLSRLTSRPAAGLKVIDQLPEATMLRVETRDGKREIYSLLRNRAHSNVAFMLGEAYRYQPGLDTVTIYPGVLTSYPNFMFNVPAEQVPAFVDAMEQVKDNAGFEQIVQRWGIRRSHPQFWFYFHDLTTYLNETDPVNAGVLDMNRYENL is encoded by the coding sequence ATGTCGTATCGCGTTGTCAGCGCTTTCATGCTGCTATGTTTCAGCAGCATTATTCAGGCGCAGAGCCCGGCCTCAGCCATTTCCTACACCCGTGATATCCAGCCGATCTTCACCGAGAAGTGCGTGGCCTGCCATGCCTGCTACGACTCCGCTTGTCAGCTCAACCTGGGCAGCGCCGAGGGCGCGGCGCGCGGCGCGTCGAAACTTCCGGTGTATGACGGCGACCGCAGCGAGGCGCTCACGCCGACGCGCCTGTACATCGACGCGCAGACGCCGCTGCAGTGGCGGCAGAAGACCTTCTATTCGGTGCTTGATGCCCAGGGCAGCCAGGCCGCGCTGATGGCACGCATGCTGGAACTGGGCCACCGTACGCCCTTGCAGCCCAACGCCAAGCTGCCGGAAGAGATCGTGCTGGGCCTGAACCGGCAGAACATGTGTCCGCTGCCCGAGGAGTTCGACGGCTATGCCGGAGCCCATCCCAGGGAGGGCATGCCGCTGGCGGTCACCGGCCTGACCGATAGCCAGTACCAGACCCTGCGGTCGTGGTTGGCCCAGGGCGCGCCCATGGATGCCCAGCCGTTGGCGCCCACAGCGGGTGAGGCCCAGCAGATCGCCCAGTGGGAGCGTTTGCTCAATATGCCCGGGGCACGGGGAAGCCTGGTGGGTCGCTGGCTGTACGAGCACTGGTTCCTGGCCCACATCTACTTCGACGGTGGCCAATCCGGACACTTCTTCCAGTGGGTGCGTTCGCGTACGCCCAGTGGCCAGCCGATCGACCTGATCAACACCCGGCGTCCCAATGACGATCCTGGCACCCAGGTGTACTACCGCCTGTGGCCGGTGCAGGGGGTGATCGTCCACAAGACCCACATTACCTACGCCCTGAACGCAGCGAAGATGGCCCGCATCAAGACGCTGTTCTACAACGGCAACTGGCAGGTCAGCGCCTTGCCGGGTTATGGCCCGCAGCGCCGGGCCAACCCGTTCGAGACCTTCGAGGCGATTCCGGCGGCGGCGCGCTACCAGTTCATGCTCGACAATGCCGAATATTTCGTCGACACCTTCATTCGTGGACCGGTCTGTCGCGGGCAGATCGCAACCGATGTGATCCGCGATAACTTCTGGGCACTGTTCCAGGCGCCGGAGCATGACCTGTACATCACCGACCCGGTCTATCGCGGCAAGGCCACGCCGCTGTTGGCGATGCCGGGGCAGAACGATGACGTCGGCAGTGTGCTGAGCCTGTGGCTGGCCTATCGGGACAAGCGCAACCAGTACGAGTCGTTGCGTTCCGACGCCTATGCCGCCGTACCGGCGCCCAGTTGGTCGAGTCTGTGGGCCGGCAATGACAATGCCTTGCTGAGCATCTTCCGCCATTTCGACAGCGCCACGGTCACCAAGGGCCTGATCGGCGAAGTCCCGCAAACCCTGTGGCTGTTCGACTACCCGCTGCTGGAGCGCACCTATTATCAGTTGGCGGTGAACTTCGACGTGTTCGGCAATGTTTCGCACCAGGCCCAGACCCGGCTGTACTTCGACCTGATCCGCAACGGTGCCGAGCAGAACTTCCTGCGCCTGATGCCGGCCGACTCCCGTGACGACTACCTGGACGACTGGTACCAGAACAGCGGCAAGCTCAAGATGTGGCTGGACTACGAGCGCATCGACGACAGCACGCCGAGTGCCTTGAAGCTCCATGGCAACGACCCCAAACTCGACTTCGCCAGGCAATTGCTGGCGCGCTATGGCGACCTCAACGCCCATCCGGACCCGATCAATCGCTGTGACGGCGCCTACTGCTCGCGTCCCAATATCGATCCGGCGTTACAGGATGCCGAGCAATCCCTCAGCCGCCTGACTTCGCGTCCGGCAGCGGGGCTCAAGGTGATCGACCAGTTGCCGGAGGCGACGATGCTGCGGGTCGAAACCCGTGACGGCAAGCGCGAGATCTACAGCCTGCTGCGCAACCGTGCCCACAGCAACGTGGCGTTCATGCTCGGCGAGGCCTATCGCTACCAGCCGGGCCTGGACACCGTGACGATCTACCCCGGCGTGCTGACCAGCTACCCGAACTTCATGTTCAACGTGCCGGCCGAGCAGGTGCCGGCGTTCGTCGATGCCATGGAGCAGGTCAAGGACAACGCCGGGTTCGAGCAGATCGTCCAGCGCTGGGGGATTCGCCGCAGTCATCCGCAGTTCTGGTTCTATTTCCACGACCTGACGACCTACCTCAACGAGACCGACCCGGTGAATGCTGGCGTTCTGGACATGAACCGCTACGAGAACCTGTAG
- the metH gene encoding methionine synthase, which translates to MSDRSARLNALQQALKERILILDGGMGTMIQSYKLEEEDYRGKRFADWPSDIKGNNDLLVLTRPDVIGSIEKAYLDAGADILETNTFNATQVSQADYGMEALVYELNVEGARLARQVADAKTLETPDRPRFVAGVLGPTSRTCSLSPDVNNPGYRNVTFDELVENYTEATKGLIEGGSDLILIETIFDTLNAKAAIFAVQGVFEELGFELPIMISGTITDASGRTLSGQTTEAFWNSVAHAKPISVGLNCALGASELRPYLEELSNKASTHVSAHPNAGLPNEFGEYDELPEEMAKVVEEFAQSGFLNIVGGCCGTTPAHIEAIAKAVSAYAPRAIPDIPKACRLSGLEPFTIDRQSLFVNVGERTNITGSAKFARLIREENYTEALEVALQQVEAGAQVIDINMDEGMLDSKKAMVTFLNLIASEPDISRVPIMIDSSKWEVIEAGLKCIQGKGIVNSISMKEGVEQFIHHAKLCKRYGAAVVVMAFDELGQADTEARKKEICKRSYDILVNDVGFPPEDIIFDPNIFAVATGIEEHNNYAVDFINACAYIRDELPYALSSGGVSNVSFSFRGNNPVREAIHSVFLLYAIRAGLTMGIVNAGQLEIYDQIPQELRDAVEDVVLNRTPEGTDALLAIADKYKGDGATKEAETEEWRSWDVNKRLEHALVKGITTHIVEDTEESRQSFARPIEVIEGPLMSGMNIVGDLFGAGKMFLPQVVKSARVMKQAVAHLIPFIELEKGDKPEAKGKILMATVKGDVHDIGKNIVGVVLGCNGYDIVDLGVMVPAEKILQVAREEKCDIIGLSGLITPSLDEMVHVAREMQRQDFHLPLMIGGATTSKAHTAVKIEPRYSNDAVVYVTDASRAVGVATQLLSKELKAGFVQRTRDEYVEVRERTANRSARTERLSYAASIAKKPQFDWSTYQPVKPTFTGSRVLENIDLRTLAEYIDWTPFFISWDLAGKFPRILEDEVVGEAATALYKDAREMLDKLIDEKLISARAVFGFWPANQVQDDDIQLYGDDGQPLARLHHLRQQIIKTDGKPNFSLADFVAPQGSGLTDYVGGFITTAGIGAEEVAKAYQDKGDDYNSIMVKALADRLAEACAEWLHQQVRKEHWGYARDEQLDNEALIKEQYSGIRPAPGYPACPDHTEKSTLFSLLDPEAREGQAGRSGVFLTEHYAMFPAAAVSGWYFAHPQAQYFAVGKVDKDQVQSYTARKGQDLSVSERWLAPNLGYDN; encoded by the coding sequence ATGTCCGACCGCAGTGCTCGCCTCAACGCTCTTCAGCAGGCCCTCAAAGAACGTATCCTGATTCTTGATGGCGGCATGGGCACCATGATCCAGAGCTACAAGCTCGAGGAAGAGGACTACCGTGGCAAACGTTTCGCCGACTGGCCGAGCGATATAAAGGGCAACAATGACCTGCTGGTGCTCACGCGCCCGGATGTGATCGGTTCGATCGAGAAAGCCTATCTGGATGCTGGCGCCGACATTCTCGAAACCAACACCTTCAACGCCACTCAGGTGTCCCAGGCCGACTACGGCATGGAGGCGCTGGTCTACGAGTTGAACGTGGAAGGTGCGCGCCTGGCGCGCCAGGTGGCCGACGCCAAAACCCTGGAAACCCCGGACCGGCCGCGCTTCGTGGCCGGCGTACTGGGCCCGACCAGCCGCACCTGCTCGCTGTCGCCGGACGTGAACAACCCCGGCTACCGCAACGTGACCTTCGACGAACTGGTGGAAAACTACACCGAGGCCACCAAGGGCCTGATCGAAGGCGGCTCGGACCTGATCCTGATCGAAACCATCTTCGACACCCTCAACGCCAAGGCGGCGATCTTCGCCGTACAGGGCGTCTTCGAAGAGTTGGGCTTCGAACTGCCGATCATGATCTCCGGGACCATCACCGACGCCTCCGGACGCACCTTGTCGGGCCAGACCACCGAAGCCTTCTGGAACTCCGTGGCCCACGCCAAACCGATCTCGGTCGGCCTCAACTGCGCACTGGGTGCCAGCGAACTGCGGCCTTACCTGGAAGAACTGTCGAACAAGGCCAGCACCCACGTCTCTGCACACCCCAACGCCGGTCTGCCAAACGAGTTCGGCGAGTACGACGAACTGCCGGAAGAAATGGCCAAGGTGGTCGAGGAATTCGCCCAGAGTGGCTTCCTGAACATCGTTGGCGGCTGCTGCGGCACCACGCCTGCGCATATCGAGGCCATCGCCAAGGCGGTCTCGGCCTATGCGCCGCGGGCCATCCCGGACATTCCCAAGGCCTGCCGGCTGTCCGGCCTGGAGCCGTTCACCATCGACCGCCAGTCGTTGTTCGTCAACGTCGGCGAGCGGACCAACATCACCGGTTCCGCCAAGTTCGCCCGGCTGATCCGTGAGGAAAACTACACCGAAGCCCTCGAAGTCGCCCTGCAGCAGGTGGAAGCCGGCGCCCAGGTGATCGACATCAACATGGACGAGGGCATGCTCGACTCGAAGAAGGCGATGGTCACCTTCCTCAACCTGATCGCCAGCGAACCGGACATCTCCCGCGTACCGATCATGATCGACTCCTCCAAGTGGGAAGTGATCGAGGCCGGCCTCAAGTGCATCCAGGGCAAGGGCATCGTCAACTCCATCAGCATGAAGGAAGGCGTCGAGCAGTTCATTCATCACGCCAAGCTGTGCAAGCGCTACGGCGCCGCCGTGGTGGTCATGGCCTTCGACGAGCTCGGCCAGGCCGATACCGAGGCGCGCAAGAAGGAAATCTGCAAGCGCTCCTACGACATTCTGGTCAACGACGTCGGTTTTCCACCGGAAGACATCATCTTCGACCCGAACATCTTCGCGGTCGCCACCGGCATCGAGGAGCACAACAACTACGCGGTCGACTTCATCAACGCCTGCGCCTATATCCGTGACGAGCTGCCCTATGCCCTGAGCAGCGGCGGCGTGTCCAACGTGTCGTTCTCGTTCCGTGGCAACAACCCGGTGCGCGAGGCGATCCACTCGGTGTTCCTGCTGTACGCGATCCGCGCCGGCCTGACCATGGGTATCGTCAACGCCGGGCAGTTGGAAATCTACGACCAGATCCCGCAGGAACTGCGCGATGCGGTCGAGGATGTGGTCCTCAACCGTACCCCGGAAGGCACCGACGCCCTGCTCGCCATCGCCGACAAGTACAAGGGCGATGGGGCCACCAAGGAAGCCGAAACCGAGGAATGGCGTAGCTGGGATGTCAACAAGCGCCTGGAACACGCGCTGGTCAAGGGCATCACCACCCATATCGTCGAGGACACCGAAGAGTCGCGCCAGTCGTTCGCTCGCCCGATCGAAGTGATCGAAGGCCCGCTGATGTCCGGCATGAACATCGTCGGCGACCTGTTCGGCGCCGGCAAGATGTTCCTGCCCCAGGTGGTCAAGTCCGCCCGGGTAATGAAACAGGCGGTGGCCCACCTGATCCCGTTCATCGAACTGGAGAAAGGTGACAAACCTGAGGCGAAGGGCAAGATCCTGATGGCCACGGTCAAGGGTGACGTCCACGACATCGGCAAGAATATCGTCGGTGTGGTGCTGGGCTGTAACGGCTACGACATCGTCGACCTCGGCGTGATGGTGCCGGCGGAGAAGATCCTGCAGGTGGCCCGTGAAGAGAAATGCGACATCATCGGCCTGTCCGGGCTGATCACCCCGTCACTGGACGAGATGGTCCACGTCGCCCGGGAAATGCAGCGCCAGGACTTCCACCTGCCGCTGATGATCGGCGGCGCGACCACCTCCAAGGCGCACACCGCAGTGAAGATCGAGCCGCGCTACAGCAATGATGCCGTGGTCTACGTCACCGACGCCTCGCGCGCGGTCGGGGTGGCAACGCAACTGCTGTCCAAGGAACTCAAGGCCGGTTTCGTCCAGCGTACCCGCGATGAATACGTCGAGGTCCGTGAGCGTACCGCCAACCGCAGCGCCCGCACCGAGCGCCTGAGCTACGCCGCGTCGATCGCGAAGAAGCCGCAGTTCGACTGGAGCACCTACCAGCCGGTCAAGCCGACCTTCACGGGCAGCCGGGTGCTGGAGAATATCGACCTGCGGACCCTGGCCGAGTACATCGACTGGACGCCGTTCTTCATTTCCTGGGACCTGGCCGGCAAGTTCCCGCGCATTCTTGAAGACGAAGTGGTCGGCGAAGCCGCGACCGCGCTCTACAAGGACGCTCGGGAGATGCTCGACAAGCTGATCGACGAGAAACTCATCAGTGCCCGCGCAGTGTTCGGCTTCTGGCCCGCCAACCAGGTGCAGGACGACGACATCCAGCTGTATGGCGACGACGGCCAGCCATTGGCCAGACTGCACCACCTGCGCCAGCAGATCATCAAGACCGACGGCAAGCCGAACTTCTCCCTGGCCGACTTCGTCGCCCCTCAGGGCAGCGGCCTTACCGATTACGTCGGTGGGTTCATCACCACCGCCGGCATCGGCGCCGAGGAAGTCGCCAAGGCCTATCAGGACAAGGGCGACGACTACAATTCGATCATGGTCAAGGCCCTCGCCGACCGACTGGCCGAAGCCTGTGCCGAATGGCTGCACCAGCAGGTGCGCAAGGAGCACTGGGGTTACGCCCGGGATGAACAACTGGACAACGAGGCGCTGATCAAGGAGCAGTACAGCGGCATCCGCCCTGCCCCCGGTTATCCGGCCTGCCCGGACCACACCGAGAAGTCGACGCTGTTCAGCCTGCTGGACCCCGAAGCCCGTGAAGGCCAGGCCGGTCGCAGCGGCGTGTTCCTCACCGAGCACTATGCGATGTTCCCGGCAGCGGCGGTCAGCGGCTGGTACTTCGCCCATCCGCAGGCGCAGTATTTCGCCGTGGGCAAGGTCGACAAGGATCAGGTGCAAAGCTACACCGCACGCAAGGGCCAGGACCTGAGTGTCAGCGAACGCTGGCTGGCGCCAAACCTCGGCTACGACAACTGA
- a CDS encoding DUF2970 domain-containing protein, giving the protein MDDPLDNKPPTFWQMLHSVMAAAFGVQSGKNRARDFTHGKPSHFVILGILFTAMFGLTLYGIVKLVLLFAGV; this is encoded by the coding sequence ATGGACGATCCGCTCGACAACAAACCTCCGACCTTCTGGCAGATGCTGCACAGCGTGATGGCAGCGGCGTTCGGCGTACAGAGCGGGAAAAACCGCGCGCGCGACTTCACCCACGGCAAGCCGAGTCACTTCGTGATCCTGGGCATCCTGTTCACCGCGATGTTCGGGCTGACGCTGTACGGCATCGTCAAACTGGTGCTGCTGTTCGCCGGCGTCTGA
- a CDS encoding ABC transporter substrate-binding protein encodes MLKTLCEGLLILSLPFWAMAQATTLVFLNPGHATEPFWRSYSQLMQVAARNLGMELTVRYGERDAQITLAQAHEVLQASQRPDYLLVVNEEAVAPQILRMAEGRGVKVFIVNNMLTLEQGKRLVDAPQLLGSLVQNDEQGGYLMLKELVRQRLLQAPGQPIELLAFSGMKLTPASQLREQGLRRALAEFPQVQLRQLVYGEWSRERAFEQAQQMIRHYPKASLVWSANDEMALGAMAAFEQAGRQPGRDVLFSAVNSSPQALRAFLDGRLSALVTGHFALGAWAMVLLHDDAQGVDFARHGGRLQQIQALELIDKTQAEKLLKFSSAEDYRIDFKTLSAKGKPDSYRYPFTLKTLLP; translated from the coding sequence ATGTTGAAGACTCTCTGCGAGGGCTTGTTGATCCTGAGCCTGCCGTTCTGGGCCATGGCCCAGGCCACCACGCTGGTGTTCCTCAATCCTGGCCACGCCACGGAACCCTTCTGGCGTAGTTACAGCCAGCTCATGCAGGTGGCCGCGCGCAACCTGGGCATGGAGCTGACGGTGCGCTACGGCGAGCGCGACGCGCAAATCACCCTGGCTCAGGCCCATGAGGTCTTGCAGGCGAGTCAACGTCCCGACTACCTGCTCGTGGTCAACGAGGAGGCGGTGGCGCCGCAGATCCTGCGCATGGCCGAGGGGCGCGGGGTCAAGGTGTTCATTGTCAACAACATGCTGACGCTGGAGCAGGGCAAGCGCCTCGTCGATGCTCCGCAGTTGCTGGGCAGTCTGGTGCAGAACGACGAGCAGGGCGGTTATCTGATGCTCAAGGAGCTGGTCCGACAGCGTTTGTTGCAGGCGCCCGGACAGCCCATCGAGCTGCTGGCATTTTCCGGCATGAAGCTCACTCCGGCTTCGCAATTGCGCGAACAGGGCCTGCGCCGCGCCCTGGCAGAGTTTCCCCAGGTACAGTTGCGGCAACTGGTCTATGGCGAGTGGAGTCGCGAGCGTGCCTTCGAGCAAGCCCAGCAGATGATTCGGCATTACCCGAAAGCGTCACTGGTCTGGTCGGCCAACGACGAGATGGCCCTGGGCGCCATGGCGGCGTTCGAGCAGGCGGGTCGCCAGCCGGGACGGGATGTGCTGTTCAGTGCGGTCAACAGTTCACCACAGGCTCTTCGGGCGTTTCTCGACGGACGCCTGAGCGCGCTGGTCACCGGGCATTTCGCCTTGGGGGCTTGGGCGATGGTGCTGCTGCATGACGATGCCCAAGGGGTCGACTTTGCCCGCCATGGTGGCCGCCTGCAACAGATACAGGCGCTGGAGCTGATCGACAAGACCCAGGCCGAAAAACTCCTGAAGTTCAGTTCCGCTGAAGACTACCGCATCGACTTCAAGACCCTGAGCGCCAAGGGCAAGCCGGACAGCTACCGTTACCCGTTCACCCTGAAGACCCTGCTGCCCTGA